Below is a window of Drosophila bipectinata strain 14024-0381.07 chromosome XR, DbipHiC1v2, whole genome shotgun sequence DNA.
TCCCTATTTAAGatcttttttcaaaagtttagcttcaattcaaaattattttaagcttaaacaatgtcttttttaaatactcaacaattattatatattttgagatttattaaatttatagaTAAACATATTAGTATAACTTAAAATGgaattaaagtacatataaCTTTAACCTAAACATagactatcaaaaaattagttttttttttaattttaaattagtctccataattttatttcttaaaccATTTAAATATTGTTACTCATATTGAGATTATTGATATGCaccaaacgaaacgaaaaaaaaaataaactgctCCTAATGAGTCATCagaattgtttttctttcaataaCTATATCATATTTCCTAAGAGCTGGAACTTGtataacaaaaatatgaatttaatatatagatgaaaattaaaaattgtttataaaaaattaattgggAGTCGAATACAAGACTTAACCTTTACTGATAGTTCTGGTAAACTTTTTTCaagtaatttaatttccattttttaaaaagtcaaCATGAAAACGATTTAGACGATAAttaattctatatttttataaataattatttaaattattatttaattaagtaaagtaataatttaataaaataaaatggggTTCTTTTCAGAATCAAAGATCTCACATCAAAGACATCCCTCATATTTGTTGACCCTCTATGACCTAATGACCTAATATACCCCCTTCAAAGCGGCTTAATTTTCCCAGGGTATCAGCGCCAAATAGTTGCACAAAATTTCGCTGCacaattaaataatttgtaatttgttaGCTAGCCTGGCAATTTCGGGACAGATTTATAGCCAAAGGCATGCTCCGTCGCTGCTGCCTTCTAGAgcataaacaacaacaacacctctctttaaaaaaaaaggggggtcTGGttgaaagacaaaaaaaaaaaagaaaaaggagaCGGGGGGAAAGCACACATGACGATGCCGAGATGCCTCTGACCAAAAAAACATGACTCACCCGGCAATAATCTcacttttattttgatttcgtCTCTCAAATacacaaacaaaataatacaCACTGTGTGTATAATATATGTAGAGATCAGAgatatatatctttatataGATACATGTACGAAAAACGATTTGTATATTTAGTGGGAGAAGTCGAGTGGTAAAATCTGATTTGACTTTTCGGGTTGTCAGAGACTTACAGAGACATAGCCCCCTCCGATCACCACCTCCCctactatattctatataccATAAACTATATCTTCTGTATAATATATAGACTATTTAGTggtaatatatattatagatCTTGTAGTACTCTTTTGAAAAATGTGTAAAATAGTAAATGCATCAACAATCAACTAGcgatttaaatatatttggttttcttgtttttctgtttGAACACCCCTTAGTATACCCCTTAGATTTTTCCGATCCGATCTGCGAGATTTCCCAATTGCAAAAAAATGCCAAATGGATTAATCATCGATTTTTCGATCAATGTTCATCGCATCGCATCGCCTCGCAATGAGtttcaatttgaatttgaatgaTTCTTCCCGCAATTGGCTGTTGGTTCGTCATGGAGCTGGGTGGGTGGTTGTATAAAAACCCTATATatctatacatatatctatatccgtatatatatttgtatctcTATGGGGAAATCTCCATGGAAAGTGTTCCCTTGAAAGGTCTTTAGAGGGTGACTAATAGTCAGTGTTCTTTGCCGCTTTTTCTGTTCATCATTTTCCGGGAAACCATTCCATTTCAAAGGTGTTGCTAAAATAGGTGTCTCCTCTAAATTATGGCcattaaatgatttatttatttattttttaatttgatcAGATTCTGCGAATTTTTATAAGATACTCTTTTAAGAGTTACTGGGTGTTTTAAATCGCTTGTGAAAATATTTcctattcttattttttttgatggattttatcaattttaacatttttcaaatattctAAAACAAAATGTAGTATTTTTAAGTTATCTTAAAGctagaaattatttaaaaaaaaacttctttttcttttaattatccTAATTTTAATacttagtttattttattgtttttgtaaataaactattcctaatatttaatattaaaatttctgtttatttttcctgttatttaaacgtttttaaatatttgttatgTGTGGAATGGAATTATGAAATATTAGTTATTTTACAACTcctgttttaatttaaatttaaattaccAGATTCTTaatatttcgtttttttaaggccaacaaatttatttttttgatattagcCAAAAGACAAAGAAACCACTTTACCCACAAAGCCAtgaccaaaaagaaaaatctgTTGGGCGTTTTCCGCCCCGCCGGCACTGGGAATGATGCCACAGATTTTTTGGCCGCGTCATCAGGTGCTTCCCTGCTACCCCATCTCCTCCTGCCCCCTTTTTTGCTGCCCCCTTCTTGGGCCTGCAGCCCCCTGCCAAACCCTCGAATAGACCATTCGATCTTGCCACGTCTGCGAGGCATTTAGAAGGCAATCCCCGGCGagagtttgtttgctttttggcgGCGGATGCTAGATGCTAGATGCGATGTGTGGATATGGATTTGTGGCTCTACAACAGATGTGTGTCTATGTGGGGGCCACTACCAGTATGACTGTGTGTGGCTGGGGAATCGGGGAATCGCCTCGCCATCCCCGATGGGCGAGTCAGTCTGCCTCCGAGAGCCGTGCGTTATTGAGTTTCTCACCGAAATGTTCCGGACGGAATCTGGGCGGACGGATGCTACCAACGCGACACTTCAACAGACACTCTTATCTCTAATATATccttaaatcaaaattattattttctagttttgttttttgggttttcgcTATCTAagaaaagttaagaaaaataaaagtgaaaaatcaGCAATCAAATTGCAAAAACACGTCATCccacaaaagaaaaacatcaGGAAAATTCGGAGAGTGATATTCCCCcctaaaaacctaaaaacaaTGTGAAGGATTTTCGTTTCTCTCGGTGTTCGTGAAAGGCATTTAATGCTCTCCCTTGATtcgctaacaaaaaaaaaaaaatgatctaGCCAGTGGTGGTGTCTGGCAATCCTAAAAAACAAATCCAATTCAATTGAATTCAAGTCTAGACATTGTAGTTCGATCCGGCAATCGAACCAAGTTCTTTGAGAAAATGTGCGATACCAGGGCCCTGATTAACACTAAACAGACCAACGATCTGCACAGTTGTTGGATCATATATAGTaggttttaatatttagtctgtattttatttttataacgaTATAGTTTCAaagtaatattaaatattagttCAAAGAAGTGTTCAATATTACTTTTATACTATTCAATCAATCctttaaactattttatttatggccTTTAGATcaagttttaaaaaagatgtatattttattaaaataattatagaattaaaaagcaatttaagggtattaaaatttatatgaaACCCTTCTCCTATACCGTTctttaaaatgcattaaaatagCTTCTTacttgacttttttttaaacaatatacgaatattttgaatccaaaataatattaattacgGTTTAactaattttataatattaatcactatttgaataaactataaaataattacTATTTGAATAAACcagaaattaaaaactaaaattcatacaaaagagacaataaggtttttttttaaatcaaagatttgtattgtatttctttaatattttatttcaatttatttctttatacatTTAAGAAGTTTAATCAACGAGAATCTGAAtctatttaaatgtttttttttttttaatttttctatagtttaatttaaaacttttcccttatttcaataaaaatagaaCAATTTTTGTGTGAAAGTGAAAAGTGTGTGATTTTTCGGGAATTTCGAAAACCAAATTGTTTGGATtagttggcaaaaaaaaattccacatTTTATGTGGAACTAATTTAGGCACACACTTGGGATCCTGAAATAGGCGGGCTTcttgtaaatatttgttttctggatttaaaaaatacaaacatttACAGCTAAGAGATTCTcttaatttttagtataatttaaagtttaacCAGAAGAGTTTTAATAGAGGGCACATTTTATTTTGCAGCTAAGAGCGATGGACGCGAAAGACTCACGGTGACGGACACCAAGCCGGTCATCATGACCACTACGGATctaaccaacaacaacaacaacatcaacaataATGTCAGCCATCTAAACAACGGCCTACTGAGTCATGCCGAGGATGTGCATCAGGATCAGCATCAGGATGCGATTATCAATTCACTGGACGTATCTGGGTCCGATGCGGACGAGGACGAGAACGACGGAACTGCCCAGTCGCTGGCGGAGATCCTCGACCCGGAACTACAGCCCGAACCACCGATACCAAATAATCCCGAGTCTCAGACCATATACCGGGAGCATCGGCACATGGCCAAGGAGTACCTGAGCGTCGACACCAATCTGTACTATGCGCAGGACTTTAAGGAGAAGCTCATCGTACAGATGGATCGAGCCGAGCGGGAGCAGAAGCAGGAGCTGCTGCGCAAAATTAATCATAAGGTGAGAACTGGTCTGAGGAAAGGAATGGGAAAGGGGTAACACCTAGTACTGGAGCTACTACTCTAGGGAGGTTTTTTGTTCAATTTggagttattttttttagacgAGTATTCTAGTTTTTAGATGTGATATCCGGTACTTATCCGGCCTATTTTGGTTAAGTAAGGCTACTTGatagttaaatttttttattttaatcctAAAGGTCTTTCTTTAGAATCTTAGAATCTTATCCCTGATATCCCagtgatacccggtacttattCTGCCAATTTAAGCATTCAAATATTATAATtgtatgtttttatttcaaatttaaaggTTCTTTCTTCGACGTtatatttcaaatttattaaacCTATACAAATTGTAGAATTCTTAGAAAAggttaaagatttttttttgggatagGAACCCAGTTTTATTTCCTTTGCCCTTTTAATACCCATGCAGAGGGTATGTCCTATacctatttttataccctatATCCTTGTTAGCTTACCTTTCTTGTTATAGCTTCGATTTGGATCAACTTCAAGCTATCAACTTCATAGTATCCTTTAAAATTGTactataaatacaaaattccaagaaaatatataattaaattattaattaaaaaatattttacaggAGGACCTGCAAAGTCTC
It encodes the following:
- the Tak1 gene encoding mitogen-activated protein kinase kinase kinase 7 isoform X3, producing MCDTRALINTKQTNDLHSCWIIYTKSDGRERLTVTDTKPVIMTTTDLTNNNNNINNNVSHLNNGLLSHAEDVHQDQHQDAIINSLDVSGSDADEDENDGTAQSLAEILDPELQPEPPIPNNPESQTIYREHRHMAKEYLSVDTNLYYAQDFKEKLIVQMDRAEREQKQELLRKINHKEDLQSLFNNLQQQWQKLPAAQQLQHGHHPHPHPHQPGHPLPAPNPHAPHQLQHPHPHPHQPQPTHLHLHPHPHSHPHQHQQPHQLEESVGGAVLGGTTDSVENDGWVVIQPHSNA